The Shewanella zhangzhouensis genome has a window encoding:
- the sohB gene encoding protease SohB — MEFLYEYGLFLAKAVTVVAAIGAILVMVFAGAARGKGDKGELVLTNVTEELDHLKTHLKHELLDKKAFKAYEKAQRAEAKEAEKQDTPKPRTFVLDFKGSIDAHEVASLREEISAILTIAEKGDEVLLNVESGGGMVHGYGLAASQLDRLRQADIPLTACIDKVAASGGYMMACVANRIYAAPFAIVGSIGVVAQLPNFNRLLKKHDIDYEQHTAGDFKRTLTLFGENTEEGRQKFREELEETHQLFKAFVSKYRPELDLDKVATGEHWYGQQALDLGLVDSISTSDDLMLTAAKDRTLIKLRYQPRKKLADKLAHSAALTVSTFFGKLAEKNKPLP; from the coding sequence TTGGAATTTTTATACGAATACGGGCTGTTTCTTGCCAAGGCGGTGACAGTGGTCGCGGCCATCGGCGCCATACTGGTGATGGTGTTCGCCGGTGCGGCCCGTGGTAAGGGTGATAAAGGCGAACTGGTACTGACCAATGTCACTGAAGAACTCGATCATTTAAAGACTCACCTCAAACACGAACTGCTTGATAAGAAAGCTTTTAAGGCGTATGAAAAAGCCCAGAGAGCCGAGGCCAAAGAGGCTGAAAAGCAGGATACGCCCAAGCCCAGAACCTTTGTGCTGGATTTTAAAGGCAGTATCGATGCCCACGAAGTTGCCTCTTTGCGGGAAGAAATCAGCGCCATACTGACCATTGCCGAAAAAGGCGATGAGGTGCTGCTTAACGTCGAGAGCGGTGGTGGCATGGTACATGGTTACGGTCTTGCGGCCAGCCAGCTCGACAGATTGCGCCAGGCAGACATCCCACTGACTGCCTGTATCGACAAGGTGGCGGCCAGTGGCGGCTACATGATGGCCTGCGTGGCCAATCGCATCTATGCCGCACCCTTTGCTATTGTGGGCTCAATCGGTGTGGTCGCTCAGCTGCCAAACTTCAACCGCTTGCTGAAAAAGCACGATATCGATTACGAGCAGCACACCGCCGGGGACTTTAAGCGCACCCTGACGCTGTTTGGCGAGAACACCGAAGAGGGCAGACAGAAGTTTCGCGAAGAGCTGGAAGAGACCCATCAGCTGTTCAAGGCGTTCGTATCCAAGTATCGCCCTGAGCTTGATCTGGACAAGGTTGCCACCGGTGAGCACTGGTATGGACAGCAGGCCCTGGATTTGGGGCTGGTGGACAGCATCAGTACCAGCGACGACCTGATGTTGACAGCGGCCAAAGACCGAACCCTGATTAAATTGCGTTATCAGCCACGCAAGAAGCTTGCTGACAAGCTGGCCCACAGTGCTGCACTGACTGTCAGCACCTTTTTTGGCAAGCTGGCGGAAAAGAATAAACCGCTGCCATAA
- a CDS encoding VolA/Pla-1 family phospholipase, which translates to MKRLILGVAIASALGLSGCGGEDSVNELRDNIEPLIPESHLVFDPTAGKVPLPSDLLFSGTLDGTLAIPGEEGGDYTNPQYAIGALDGWSTTQPISIDFAPSRDHSGNLLSLNAASVFQSGAVRVFEATVGGALSSDAECKAAPSVSACKIGDELQFGVDFISQAVGNKIVIVPLKPLKAGQSYIYATTTLIEDSENRPVATSSTYGSVKMDITTHPLGTEAQRGLQALVNSYENALESKGVDKASITYSSLFTTQSVNPAYETLKLLMASNDAFKPSFDMFPTPTGMTVAQMAGMSPEMGLPYVLSDLADVYVAKIKLPVYSDCSANGCLTADMAPKINGRWTALGDSPVSVLLALQAGTLSQQNFGAQAMAQGIEDPAAALANPALLAGKQFKLDDGTPADKTRHVTKFNPIPAPKTYESVSVLMTLPNAAKLKAFTEAQGQAFVPPANGWPVNIAMHGLGGGKEMALAYAGTYAAAGVATVAIDMPLHGERSFDANKDGIYEISATDPSFGPVVGKPDAFKNGSPLVFVNIASSLSVRDNFRQAVADHLGVRLALTGMAQYLAANNQPQVFDVSKVSSQGLSLGGIVNTNFATYASTGLVDPTTGTQLPNPYAITAASLVAPSGGLAGAFAGSATFGPVLFSTITGTPEFQAMVDAANTAGYEPGSPEYAALVQQVYAGFIPTFAFAIQTGVDSIDPVNHAGMLKATGLPVHLIEVVGDGNGNLPDQVLPNSVEGFPLSGTEPLIANLGLECRDTTAQGGGAVRFIKGHHSSIVDPSENGATDGKAAAATAEMQWQVAGFAKSASAGTATILVNDASVLKACD; encoded by the coding sequence ATGAAAAGACTCATTTTGGGAGTAGCAATCGCCTCGGCTCTGGGCCTCAGCGGCTGTGGTGGTGAGGATAGTGTCAATGAGCTCAGGGATAATATAGAGCCGCTGATCCCCGAGTCCCACCTGGTGTTTGATCCCACCGCCGGCAAGGTACCGCTGCCAAGCGATCTGCTGTTCAGTGGCACCCTCGACGGTACCCTGGCCATTCCCGGCGAAGAAGGCGGTGATTACACCAATCCTCAGTACGCCATCGGCGCGCTTGATGGCTGGTCTACCACGCAGCCCATCAGCATTGATTTTGCCCCATCCAGAGATCACAGCGGTAACCTGCTGTCCCTGAACGCAGCCTCTGTATTCCAGTCTGGTGCAGTGCGTGTATTTGAGGCCACTGTAGGCGGCGCACTCTCTTCAGACGCTGAGTGTAAAGCGGCGCCTTCGGTTTCAGCCTGTAAGATTGGCGATGAGCTGCAATTCGGTGTCGACTTTATCAGTCAGGCCGTGGGCAACAAGATTGTCATAGTGCCATTAAAGCCACTGAAAGCCGGTCAGTCGTACATCTACGCGACCACTACTCTCATTGAAGACTCTGAAAACCGTCCGGTCGCAACGTCTTCGACCTACGGTTCGGTGAAGATGGATATCACCACACATCCGCTGGGCACCGAAGCACAGCGCGGACTGCAGGCGCTGGTTAACAGCTATGAAAATGCCCTCGAGTCCAAAGGCGTTGATAAGGCCAGCATCACCTACTCGAGCCTCTTTACCACCCAATCGGTAAATCCTGCGTACGAAACCCTGAAACTGCTGATGGCAAGCAACGATGCGTTCAAGCCGTCGTTCGATATGTTTCCAACCCCGACCGGGATGACAGTGGCGCAAATGGCAGGCATGAGCCCAGAAATGGGTCTGCCTTACGTGCTGTCTGATCTGGCCGATGTGTACGTTGCCAAAATCAAGCTGCCCGTTTACAGCGATTGTTCCGCGAACGGCTGTTTGACCGCTGACATGGCGCCCAAGATTAACGGCCGCTGGACTGCCCTGGGCGACAGCCCAGTGTCAGTGCTGCTTGCGCTGCAGGCCGGCACCCTGAGCCAACAAAACTTTGGTGCCCAGGCTATGGCGCAGGGTATTGAAGACCCTGCCGCCGCGCTGGCAAACCCTGCGCTGCTGGCTGGAAAGCAGTTTAAGCTTGATGACGGTACCCCAGCGGATAAAACCCGCCATGTCACCAAGTTCAACCCCATTCCTGCACCCAAGACCTACGAAAGTGTCTCTGTGCTTATGACCCTGCCAAACGCAGCCAAGCTGAAGGCCTTCACCGAAGCTCAGGGCCAGGCCTTTGTGCCACCTGCCAATGGCTGGCCGGTGAACATTGCCATGCACGGTCTGGGCGGCGGTAAAGAGATGGCGCTCGCCTATGCGGGTACCTACGCCGCAGCTGGTGTGGCAACGGTTGCAATCGATATGCCGCTCCACGGTGAGCGTTCATTCGATGCCAACAAAGATGGTATCTATGAAATCTCAGCGACCGATCCTTCATTTGGTCCTGTGGTTGGTAAACCTGACGCGTTCAAAAATGGTTCACCGCTGGTGTTTGTGAATATCGCAAGCTCACTGTCTGTGCGGGATAACTTCCGTCAGGCCGTGGCTGACCATCTGGGCGTGCGATTGGCGCTCACCGGTATGGCGCAATATTTGGCCGCCAATAACCAGCCGCAGGTATTTGATGTGTCCAAGGTGTCTTCCCAGGGCCTGAGCCTCGGCGGCATTGTAAACACCAACTTTGCCACTTACGCTTCAACCGGTTTGGTTGACCCAACCACAGGTACTCAGTTGCCCAATCCCTATGCCATCACCGCAGCTTCACTGGTTGCGCCTTCCGGTGGCTTGGCTGGCGCCTTCGCGGGCTCCGCAACCTTTGGCCCTGTGCTCTTTAGTACCATTACCGGTACCCCAGAGTTCCAGGCCATGGTGGATGCCGCCAACACGGCAGGTTATGAGCCTGGCAGCCCTGAATACGCGGCGCTGGTACAACAGGTTTACGCCGGCTTTATCCCTACCTTCGCGTTTGCCATCCAAACCGGTGTGGACTCCATTGACCCTGTAAACCATGCCGGCATGTTGAAGGCGACTGGTTTGCCGGTTCACCTGATTGAGGTGGTCGGTGACGGTAACGGTAACCTGCCTGATCAGGTACTGCCAAACAGTGTGGAAGGCTTCCCGCTGTCGGGGACCGAGCCACTGATTGCAAATCTGGGGCTGGAGTGTCGTGATACCACGGCTCAGGGCGGTGGCGCAGTGCGCTTTATCAAGGGACATCACAGCTCCATCGTGGACCCAAGCGAAAACGGTGCCACCGATGGCAAGGCAGCTGCAGCGACTGCAGAGATGCAGTGGCAGGTAGCAGGTTTTGCCAAGTCGGCTTCAGCGGGCACAGCCACCATTCTGGTGAATGATGCCAGCGTGCTGAAGGCCTGTGACTGA
- a CDS encoding YciK family oxidoreductase translates to MLEYKVAPDALKGKTILVTGAGDGIGRAAALAYAAHGATVILLGRTVKKLEAVYDEIEAAGYPTPAIVPLDMKGATEQNYRDMADTIEEQFGHLDGVLHNASVLGVLGPFEHIDLASLEEVMKVNVTAQAIMTKSLLKVLRKAPSASIIFTSSGVGRTGRAYWGPYAFSKFATEGMMQVLAHECDGTTVRANSINPGATRTKMRANAYPGEDPQTLKTAEELMPLYVYLMADDSKDQNGQAFSAQ, encoded by the coding sequence ATGTTGGAATATAAAGTTGCCCCCGATGCTCTGAAAGGCAAAACGATTCTGGTTACCGGTGCCGGTGACGGTATCGGCCGCGCTGCGGCACTGGCTTATGCCGCCCACGGCGCCACTGTGATCCTGCTGGGCCGTACTGTGAAGAAACTCGAAGCCGTTTACGATGAAATCGAAGCGGCAGGCTACCCTACTCCGGCCATTGTGCCTTTGGATATGAAAGGCGCCACAGAGCAAAACTACCGCGACATGGCCGACACCATCGAAGAGCAATTTGGCCATCTCGATGGCGTGCTCCACAATGCCAGTGTGCTCGGTGTACTTGGCCCATTCGAGCACATTGATTTGGCGTCCCTCGAAGAAGTCATGAAGGTCAACGTTACCGCTCAGGCCATTATGACCAAGAGCCTGCTCAAGGTGCTGCGCAAGGCACCTTCCGCTTCAATCATATTCACCTCCAGCGGTGTTGGCCGTACCGGCCGTGCCTACTGGGGGCCTTATGCCTTCTCCAAATTTGCCACCGAAGGCATGATGCAGGTGCTTGCCCACGAGTGTGATGGCACCACTGTGCGTGCCAATTCAATCAACCCCGGTGCCACACGCACCAAGATGCGTGCCAATGCCTATCCGGGTGAAGATCCGCAAACCCTGAAAACCGCCGAAGAGCTGATGCCACTGTATGTATACCTGATGGCAGACGACAGCAAAGACCAGAATGGTCAGGCCTTCAGCGCACAATAA
- a CDS encoding M14 family metallopeptidase, with protein sequence MTTPYPIGTPGTPWNDADKQAWFDAQTVKRSYQDEVLSRVLPLAADFELVNYGALSIDAGRFPLYALKNQWQPGLPLTLVTGGVHGYETSGVQGALDFLHHDAKEYQGKVNLLVAPCVSPWGYEIINRWNPKAVDPNRSFVENSPSEESAALLKLVAPHKSDFALHIDLHETTDTDETEFRPALAARDGKDYEPDIIPDGFYLVGDSDNPQEAFQKAIIEAVEKVTHIAPPDDKGKIIGSPVVQHGVINYPVKQLGLCAGITDATFTTTTEVYPDSPKATAEECNAAQVAAIRAALDFMLANR encoded by the coding sequence ATGACAACACCCTACCCCATTGGCACGCCAGGCACCCCCTGGAACGATGCCGACAAGCAAGCCTGGTTCGACGCCCAAACAGTAAAACGCAGCTATCAGGATGAAGTGCTGTCCCGCGTGCTGCCACTGGCTGCCGATTTTGAATTGGTTAACTACGGCGCGCTTTCCATCGATGCCGGACGTTTCCCGCTGTATGCTCTGAAAAACCAGTGGCAGCCGGGCCTGCCGCTGACGCTGGTCACGGGAGGTGTTCACGGGTATGAAACCAGTGGCGTACAAGGCGCACTGGACTTTTTACATCATGATGCCAAAGAGTATCAGGGCAAGGTGAATCTGCTGGTTGCTCCGTGCGTGAGTCCCTGGGGTTATGAAATCATCAATCGTTGGAACCCCAAAGCAGTCGACCCAAATCGCTCCTTCGTGGAAAACAGTCCATCTGAGGAGTCGGCCGCACTGCTCAAGCTGGTTGCGCCTCATAAGTCTGACTTTGCGCTGCATATCGACCTGCACGAAACCACAGACACAGACGAAACCGAGTTTCGCCCGGCGCTGGCCGCCCGTGATGGCAAAGACTACGAGCCCGATATCATCCCCGATGGCTTTTACTTGGTGGGTGACAGCGACAATCCCCAGGAAGCCTTCCAAAAAGCGATTATCGAAGCCGTGGAAAAGGTCACCCATATCGCACCACCCGATGATAAGGGCAAGATTATTGGCTCACCGGTAGTGCAACACGGTGTAATCAACTACCCGGTGAAGCAACTGGGTTTGTGCGCCGGAATAACGGATGCGACTTTTACCACCACGACCGAAGTCTATCCCGACAGCCCCAAAGCCACTGCCGAAGAATGTAATGCGGCTCAGGTCGCGGCCATTCGCGCCGCGCTGGACTTTATGCTGGCAAATCGTTGA
- a CDS encoding exo-alpha-sialidase, which translates to MKLLSVTKIWDRGEHNAFTDLIRFDGRLYCAFREGSAHVSPDGALRVLVSADEGASWHEAALIRLEEGDLRDARLLVWQGQLYLFGARAIAGEPLQSLMWRSPDGCHWQAAEHCADTGYWLWRVIADDSEQTAPNESALYGVAYRPGPDGDVRLYRAAPKGTLKGADFTSLVVCLNRDGYVNETGLEISDGTFTCLLRRDPVWDDRKNGILGKASTPFTDWQWLELDCRIGGPIAFRWQGRLLAIVRLYDEKIRTSLVEICETTGHVAEHLSLPSGGDTSYAGVVMQHAEHSDELKVSYYSSHEGKTAIYFAAIRLE; encoded by the coding sequence ATGAAACTGCTGTCGGTGACAAAAATCTGGGATCGGGGTGAGCACAACGCTTTTACCGATCTCATCCGTTTTGATGGTCGTCTTTACTGTGCCTTTCGGGAAGGCTCTGCCCATGTATCGCCAGACGGTGCTCTCAGAGTATTGGTGTCTGCCGATGAGGGTGCCAGTTGGCACGAAGCCGCGCTCATCAGGCTGGAAGAAGGGGATTTGCGTGACGCCAGGTTACTGGTGTGGCAGGGACAGCTTTATCTGTTTGGTGCCAGAGCCATCGCCGGAGAGCCACTGCAGTCTCTTATGTGGCGCTCGCCGGATGGCTGTCACTGGCAGGCAGCTGAACACTGCGCCGACACTGGTTACTGGCTTTGGCGGGTGATTGCCGATGACAGTGAACAAACCGCCCCGAATGAGTCTGCCCTCTATGGCGTGGCATACCGCCCCGGGCCCGATGGTGATGTGCGCCTGTACCGCGCTGCGCCGAAAGGCACTCTCAAAGGTGCTGATTTCACCTCCCTGGTTGTTTGCCTTAACCGCGACGGTTATGTCAATGAAACTGGCCTTGAGATCTCTGACGGCACCTTTACTTGTTTGCTCAGACGTGATCCCGTCTGGGATGACCGCAAAAATGGCATACTCGGGAAAGCCTCAACGCCTTTTACTGACTGGCAATGGCTCGAGTTGGATTGCCGTATCGGTGGCCCGATTGCGTTTCGCTGGCAGGGGCGACTGCTGGCCATTGTAAGGCTCTATGATGAAAAGATACGCACATCTCTGGTGGAGATTTGCGAAACTACGGGCCATGTAGCCGAGCATTTATCGCTGCCATCAGGGGGAGACACCAGCTATGCAGGGGTGGTGATGCAGCACGCTGAACACAGTGATGAGCTCAAGGTAAGTTATTACTCAAGCCATGAAGGTAAGACGGCGATTTACTTCGCAGCTATCCGGCTTGAGTAG
- the rluB gene encoding 23S rRNA pseudouridine(2605) synthase RluB has translation MSEKLQKVLARAGHGSRREMEAWIAAGRVSINGEIANLGDRVDADAKVRLDGRLVSIKSADDIICRVLAYHKPEGEICSRKDPEGRPTVFDRLPKLRDARWVAVGRLDINTSGLLLFTSDGELANRLMHPSNEVDREYAVRTFGEVNDFTIQKLRTGVMLEDGPAQFDYVKAAGGEGVNQWWHVGLREGRNREVRRLWESQEVQVSRLIRVRYGMIELPKTLPRGGWIELPLEQVNYLRQLAGMDPETRSMIGTDKHSVARASQVRSAKIRRAVRKSKVGAATGSKRPKPTRTRS, from the coding sequence ATGAGTGAAAAGTTGCAGAAAGTCTTGGCCCGTGCAGGCCATGGCTCCCGTCGTGAGATGGAGGCATGGATTGCTGCAGGACGAGTGAGTATCAACGGCGAAATCGCCAACCTGGGAGACAGGGTGGATGCCGACGCAAAAGTGCGTCTCGACGGTCGCCTGGTGTCCATCAAATCAGCCGACGACATCATCTGTCGTGTGCTGGCTTACCATAAACCCGAGGGCGAAATTTGCTCGCGCAAAGATCCCGAAGGCCGCCCAACTGTATTTGACCGCCTGCCCAAGCTGCGTGATGCACGTTGGGTTGCCGTGGGTCGTCTGGACATCAACACCTCTGGCCTGTTGCTGTTTACCTCTGACGGTGAGCTGGCTAACCGCCTGATGCACCCGTCCAATGAGGTTGACCGCGAATATGCCGTGCGTACCTTTGGTGAAGTGAATGACTTTACCATTCAAAAGCTGCGTACCGGCGTGATGCTCGAAGACGGTCCGGCACAGTTTGACTATGTAAAGGCTGCCGGTGGTGAAGGTGTTAACCAATGGTGGCACGTAGGGCTGCGCGAAGGACGTAACCGTGAAGTGCGCCGCCTGTGGGAATCACAGGAAGTGCAGGTAAGCCGCCTTATCCGCGTGCGTTACGGTATGATTGAACTGCCGAAAACCTTGCCCCGTGGTGGCTGGATTGAATTGCCTCTGGAGCAGGTAAACTACCTGCGTCAGCTGGCAGGTATGGACCCTGAAACCCGCTCCATGATAGGTACCGACAAGCACAGTGTGGCGCGTGCGTCTCAGGTGCGCAGCGCCAAAATTCGCCGCGCAGTGCGTAAGAGTAAGGTAGGCGCTGCCACCGGCTCAAAACGCCCCAAACCGACTCGTACTCGCAGTTAA
- the scpB gene encoding SMC-Scp complex subunit ScpB: MAQISHLQLKQLIEACLFVQQKPMTIKALREGVLAPFAVSRERISTVVAELMVDYQERGVNLVKVAGGYRFQTQETLNPYLQTLWQEKAPKYSRATLETLAVIAYRQPVTRGDIEQVRGVALGSHILKTLSDRRWIRVVGHKEVPGRPALYATTSEFLAYFGLDNLASLPALADLESLDALFGKQTELPNAQEELTHE, encoded by the coding sequence ATGGCGCAGATTAGTCACTTACAGCTGAAACAATTGATAGAGGCTTGTCTGTTTGTGCAGCAAAAGCCGATGACCATCAAAGCATTGCGAGAAGGTGTGCTGGCTCCCTTTGCCGTATCACGGGAAAGGATCAGTACCGTTGTTGCCGAGCTGATGGTCGATTATCAGGAACGTGGGGTCAATCTGGTGAAAGTGGCGGGTGGATACCGCTTCCAGACCCAGGAAACCCTGAACCCTTACCTGCAGACCCTGTGGCAGGAAAAGGCGCCCAAGTATTCGCGGGCAACCCTGGAAACCCTGGCGGTGATCGCATACCGCCAACCTGTGACCCGGGGTGATATTGAGCAGGTAAGGGGTGTGGCACTTGGAAGCCATATCCTGAAAACCTTATCTGATCGTCGATGGATCAGAGTGGTAGGGCACAAAGAGGTTCCGGGTCGTCCGGCACTTTACGCTACTACTTCAGAATTTTTGGCCTATTTTGGCTTGGATAATCTGGCGTCATTACCGGCGCTGGCGGATCTGGAGTCATTGGATGCGTTATTTGGCAAACAAACTGAATTACCAAATGCGCAGGAAGAATTAACTCATGAGTGA
- a CDS encoding segregation and condensation protein A, which yields MQGIQQSLPLAVVRGEPVRELPADLFIPPEALEVFLEAFEGPLDLLLYLIRKQKLDVIELPLTLIAAQYLEYIRLLTDARIELATDYLVMAATLAEIKSRLLLPKMAVEDDEEEDPRVRLIKQLKAYEAIREAAFKLDELPRLERDVHQARAQAAPGLKPEVIPPDVSLKELAMAFAEVLKRASAFEHHQVKKEVLSTRERMSEILAKLDHEHFTPFTALFSPEEGRGGVVVSFLALMELVKETLVELYQAEPLSGIYVKAT from the coding sequence ATGCAAGGCATTCAGCAAAGTTTGCCACTTGCGGTGGTTCGTGGGGAGCCCGTCAGGGAGTTGCCCGCCGATCTCTTTATCCCACCGGAAGCGCTTGAGGTGTTCCTGGAGGCCTTTGAAGGTCCGCTCGACTTGCTGCTTTACCTTATCCGAAAGCAAAAGCTCGATGTGATAGAACTGCCCCTGACCCTGATAGCGGCTCAGTACCTTGAGTACATCCGATTGCTGACCGATGCGCGGATTGAGCTTGCTACCGATTACCTGGTGATGGCGGCAACCCTGGCGGAAATTAAGTCGCGACTGCTGTTGCCCAAAATGGCGGTGGAAGACGACGAGGAAGAAGATCCGCGGGTTCGGCTTATCAAGCAGCTCAAGGCCTATGAGGCGATTCGTGAGGCGGCTTTTAAGCTCGACGAACTGCCGCGGCTCGAGCGTGATGTACATCAGGCCCGCGCTCAGGCAGCCCCAGGGCTTAAGCCTGAAGTGATACCGCCGGATGTCTCGCTTAAAGAGCTGGCGATGGCCTTTGCTGAAGTGCTTAAACGCGCATCGGCCTTTGAACACCACCAGGTGAAGAAAGAAGTGCTCTCCACCCGGGAGCGAATGAGCGAAATTTTAGCCAAACTGGATCATGAACACTTCACCCCCTTCACCGCGCTGTTTAGCCCGGAAGAGGGTCGTGGCGGTGTGGTGGTCAGTTTTCTTGCGCTGATGGAACTGGTGAAGGAAACCCTGGTTGAGCTGTACCAGGCCGAGCCCCTCAGCGGCATTTACGTGAAGGCGACCTGA
- a CDS encoding L-threonylcarbamoyladenylate synthase — MSQFFYVHEVNPQKRLIDQAVNILRSGGVIVYPTDSGYALGCLIGDKNAMERIVRIRQMEQDHHFSLMCRDLSEIATYARVENQAFRLVKHCTPGPYTFIFKATKEVPRRLQNDKKKTIGIRVPDNVIALALLEALGEPLMSTSLVMPGQEFAESDPEHIRDLLEHQVEAILNGGYLGESPTTVVDMSEDTFEVLREGAGDISPFL, encoded by the coding sequence ATGAGTCAATTTTTTTATGTGCATGAGGTGAATCCTCAAAAACGTCTGATAGATCAGGCGGTCAATATTCTCAGAAGCGGTGGCGTGATTGTGTATCCCACCGACTCGGGCTATGCCCTTGGTTGCCTGATTGGCGATAAAAACGCCATGGAGCGTATCGTGCGAATTCGTCAGATGGAGCAGGACCATCACTTCTCCCTGATGTGCAGAGACTTGTCTGAAATTGCGACCTACGCCAGAGTCGAAAATCAGGCCTTCCGATTGGTGAAACACTGCACGCCCGGGCCTTACACCTTTATTTTCAAGGCCACCAAAGAAGTACCGCGCCGTTTACAAAACGACAAGAAGAAAACCATTGGTATCCGTGTGCCCGACAACGTGATAGCCCTGGCACTGCTCGAAGCGCTCGGCGAGCCTTTGATGTCCACCAGTTTGGTGATGCCCGGTCAGGAGTTTGCCGAATCGGATCCTGAACATATCCGCGACCTGCTCGAACACCAGGTGGAGGCCATTCTCAATGGTGGTTACCTTGGTGAGAGCCCGACCACTGTGGTTGACATGTCCGAAGACACCTTCGAGGTGCTCAGGGAAGGCGCCGGGGATATCAGTCCGTTTCTGTAA
- the rnm gene encoding RNase RNM: MNDENYLVDLHCHTTASDGQLSPSDVITRAIERGVNLLAITDHDTLDGLEEAHGANNASQSPLELVDGVEISTRWHSYDIHIVALQVDRHHPELQAFLARQRELREIRAREIGNRLAKAGIEGTFEAAKALAGNAAVSRGHYARVLVERGIAADMAGVFKRFLARNKTGYVPNNWGDMASAIAIVHRAGGVAVLAHPSGYKMSAKWLKKLVREFKEAGGDAMEVVLGQQTLEDRANLVALSHLNGLYGSLGSDFHFPGSFVELGKNLYRPQGVTWVWQTELWGTRE; the protein is encoded by the coding sequence ATGAACGATGAAAATTATTTGGTTGATCTCCACTGCCACACCACAGCCTCCGACGGACAACTTTCACCCTCGGATGTGATTACACGCGCCATCGAGCGCGGCGTGAATTTGCTGGCAATTACCGACCACGACACCCTCGACGGGCTTGAAGAGGCCCACGGCGCCAACAATGCGTCGCAGTCGCCGCTCGAACTGGTTGACGGGGTGGAAATATCAACCCGTTGGCACAGTTACGATATCCACATAGTGGCGCTGCAGGTGGACCGGCATCATCCTGAGTTGCAGGCGTTTCTCGCACGGCAACGGGAGCTTCGGGAAATCCGTGCCCGTGAGATAGGCAATCGTCTGGCCAAGGCCGGTATCGAAGGCACCTTTGAAGCGGCTAAGGCGTTGGCCGGAAACGCGGCTGTCAGCCGTGGCCATTATGCCAGGGTGCTGGTTGAACGGGGCATTGCCGCGGATATGGCCGGGGTATTCAAGCGCTTTCTGGCCCGCAACAAAACCGGCTATGTGCCCAACAACTGGGGTGATATGGCCTCGGCCATTGCGATTGTTCATCGCGCTGGCGGTGTGGCCGTGCTTGCCCACCCCAGTGGCTATAAAATGTCGGCCAAGTGGCTGAAAAAGTTGGTACGGGAGTTTAAAGAAGCCGGCGGCGATGCCATGGAAGTGGTGCTGGGGCAGCAAACATTGGAGGACAGGGCCAATTTGGTGGCGCTGTCCCATCTCAACGGCTTGTACGGCAGCCTGGGCAGCGATTTTCATTTTCCCGGCAGCTTTGTCGAGCTGGGTAAAAATCTTTACCGACCACAGGGCGTAACCTGGGTCTGGCAAACCGAACTCTGGGGGACGAGGGAATGA